The Ahaetulla prasina isolate Xishuangbanna chromosome 14, ASM2864084v1, whole genome shotgun sequence genome segment CAAGTGCCTCTGAGCATGTCCAGAGCGCTCGCTCCTCGGCGGGGGTACTGGTGGTGTTCAGGCCGGGCGAGGTGGGGCGAGGAAGTTGAGGCGGCGCGCCGGGAGGCCGGTGCCGTCCGGGAGCCGGATCTGGGGCGGAGGCCGGCCGGGGAGAGTCCGGTTCCTCCCCGCGGCCAGCAGGCAAGGGTGGCGCGCAGGCCAGGAAGCGCGGCGTGGCAGGGCTGCCATGGGCAAGGCCGACCAGCAGCCCCCGACCGGCCCCCGACGAGAGCCCCCGCGGCGCCGTTTCCCgctgctgctggtggtggtggtggcggagGTAAAGCCGGGTCTCGCGGCGCtcctccctcccactttccccGACGGGAGGCAGCTCAAGCGGTCCGCAGAGCGGCCAGGGCTCCGCGAGCTCTGCTTCCACGGAAGGGAGGGCGAGGAGGGTCTGCGGCGGCGGGTGGCGGACCCGCGCTCGGGCAGACTCGCGTGGGGGCTCTGGGTCTCCCGGCCGCAGCTTCAGAAAGAGCGCGGAGGATGGGAGATGGAGAGTCCGGAGCCCCAGGCGGACTTTCGGCGGGGGGAGCCGGCTTGATCCTCGATGGGCCGAAGAGCCGCTGCCAGCGCCAGCCAGCCCTCGCCTTCAGTCAGCCAAGTCGGCTGGGCTGTGGCTCGCTTTTGACGGAGGGCGCCGGCTGGGAGTCCCCAAAGCCCGCTCTCTTCGGCGTCGGGCAACGCGCAGCCTCCCCCGACGGGCGCCCAACGAAGTGGCTGCCTTCCCGGGTGCAGGGTTGTCCGGTCTGTCACGCCGGAGCGGTGCCAGGCCGGTTCCGGAAAGCCCGGGGCCCCCTTCGACGGCGGAACCGACAGTTTGGCTCCGGGCCCACCCGCCGCTTCTGCCTTCTCCGCAGACTCTGGCCGGCGGCTCCGCAGCGGCAGAATCGgggcggccgccgccgccgctgctcttGGTGGCTACACTGGACGGGCGCCTCCGCGCAGTGAGCCCGGCCACGGGGGACGCCCGGTGGTCGCTGAAGGAGGGTGAGCGGAGAACGGGGCTCCGGGGCTGCTCCCATAACtcccccctgccctccccccaagaGCGTCCTCTTCCCGGTTCTGACGGTCGCTGCTCTGCTTTCAGATCCGCCTCTGCTGGTGCCCCGCCAAGAGCCCGAGTGAGTGGCGCCGGTCGAGCTCGTTCGGCGGGGAGAAGGCGCCCCCCCCCGCTCACCCCCATAAGGCAGTCGAGGAGGGGGGCGAGGGCGGCTGAGATGACGGTGGGGGGGGCTGCTCTCCGTTGGTGGTCCAGCAGCTGTATGGCCGGTTGCCCAGGTGGCCTGGCTGGCCTGGTGCCGGAGGAGCTGTCCAGGGCCAGCATCCTTCTCGTCTTCTCTATCCAGGCCCTCGTTTCTCCCTGACCCCAGCGATGGAAGCTTGTATGTGGTGGGGGGCAAGGACAAAGGGGGGCTGATGGTAAGTAGCCAAGAAAGGGGGTGGGACACATCTGAGTCAAAGTGGTCGGTGCTAAGTTTCACTCCTGGGGAGCTAAAGGGGGAGGACCCCTCCTGTAGGCATTTCCCCTGATGGGGCAGGGAGACAAAGCTGGAAGGGCTCCCTGAATCCTCAAAAGTCCTGGCTTGTTCAACCAAGGGGGAAACAAAAGTCCTGGCTTGTTCAACACCTATCAGAGGCTATGATGGCCTTAAAGAAGTGAGTGAAAGTGACCAGAGACTCCCTGGGGGGGGGCTACACCTGGGGCTTCTGGGGCCACCAGCACTTCTGCTGCCCAAGGACTCTCTCCGGAGTGAAACACAGACACCAGTTGGGTCTTGAAGGCCATGCAGAGCCAGGAAtaataaggttggaagggaccttgtaggttttctagtccaactgcctaccagagcaggaggccctatataattccagacaagcggctgtccagtctcttcttaaaagcctccagtgatggaacatccacagcttctgaaggtgaGCTGTTCTGCtgcttgattgctctcaccatcaggacatttctccttagttcttgttgcttctctcctgccattgtttcttgtcctgccttcaggtgctttggaaaataggccaaccttctctgtggcagcccctcagatattggaagactgctatctatCACACTGATCCTTTTCCCCATTAGACTAGAGActcacccaattcctgcaactgttcttcacttACAGAAGAAGGAAATGAGAAGTGTCCACTGGGCCAGCGTAGGGCCACCAGGCCTGGACACGGAATCTCATATTCTTGAGGGATCTAGAATATGCCCGGAGGGGTTGATCCTGAGCAATTAAGAATACCTGAGATAGTTTCCGGCTACTTCTCGATTGTTGTGAGCTTTATTTCTCAagcaggttctcctgcttgagcagggggctggattagaagacctctaaagtcccttcaggatctattctattctattctattctattctattctattctattctattctattctattctattctattctattctattctattctattctattctaaagaagacAGGATGCTAATGGCAAAAGGGAATAATTGGCTCCCTTGCAATAATTGTATTGCATGAATAAATAGTTTCCGGCTACTTCTCGATTGTTGTGAGCTTTATTTCTCAagcaggttctcctgcttgagcagggggctggattagaagacctctaaagtcccttcaggatctattctattctattctattctattctattctattctattctattctattctattctattctattctattctattctaaagaagacAGGATGCTAATGGCAAAAGGGAATAATTGGCTCCCCTGCAATAATTGTATTGCATGAATAAAGGCTCTTGCTTAGGAGCATCCTGAAGGCCTGGAATCCTGAAGGCTGAAGATGTGATGCATAATTTGAGAGGTGTGGCTACCACACTGATAGTTGTTGGCACATGCATATCCCAAGCATCTTGCGCCAAAATGCAACACTGGATCAGCTGCTACAGATGGTACCTTGATGATTCCAGTCTTGTTTGTTAAAGGCCGATCCtgagccgtgtgtgtgtgtgtgtgtgtgtgtgttctctctctcttatttttctGATAGAAGCTGCCTTTCACCATCCCGGAGCTGGTGCAGTCTTCTCCGTGCCGCAGCTCTGATGGCATGATCTACACAGGTGctgagggggggggggcagcgggGGCTCCATCCTTGCCTTGCGAAAGGCCGGGCAAAGTAGCAGTAAGGCTGGAGTCCATTTCCACTTGAAGGGATAGGAGCGTCCTGGAATACCTGTGTTCCCTCCTCAATTATCCAGGGAAAAAGGAGGACACCTGGTTTCTTGTGGATCCGGCATCAGGGGAGAAGCAGAGCGCGTTGTTGCCAGAGGCCTGGGATGGGCTGCACCCCACAAGCCCCTTGCTGTTCATCGGACGCAGCGGTAAGCATCCCTCAGGCCCCCATCCCGGAGAACGTTCAGGGGGAGAAACAGCAGCCTGTAGAGGAAGaggcagaaagagagggagagggaggggggataaatggagagagagagagagggagagggagaggaaaggagggagacagagggagaagggagagagaagggaaatcaATCTTGCTCTCCTCTGCAGAGTATGTTATCACCATGTATGACACCAAGACCCGGGAACTGCAGTGGAATGCCACCTACCTGGACTACTCTGCTCCTGTCCATGAGCAGGACTCTGACTATAGTGAGTAACTGGGCAGAGCAAGTTGGCAGCCGGGATTCCCCCCTCCacacccccttccttccttccttccttccttccttccttccttggcagCTGGCAGGGGAAGCAGCAGCTGTGGAACTCCAGGGAATGTCTCCAttctaggaaggaaggagggcagcTCTTCTAACCacattgcgggggggggggagttcagaGGGGGGCAGCCAGAGCTTTTCCACCCACTCCTCTAGTGCCGATTTTTGGGGTGCCCGTCTGCTATTAAATATTAGGCTCTCCCTGCAAAAGCTGTCGGTTTCATCAGCCAGTCCGTGTGATGTAAGCTTATTTTTAAACGTGTGATCTTTTCACATCTGGAAACTGATATCTCAGCTTCTCCTCAGCCCTCTTGCCAGCGTCAGTCTAGGCCGGggctctccgaccttggcaactggcGGACGTCAATTCcgggaattccccagccagctttgttgacgtccgccaggcttaaggttgccaaggttggagacccctggcctaggctgcTGGGCTTGATTGATCCCGTCAGAGACCAGCTCCAGGATCTAGCGGTGCAACTGACCCTGTGATTAGCGCTTGGCTGGCATTCCAACTCCAGGATAGCAAAGCCTCTGCTGCCATGCCCAACGCCtgcctttcctcccccccacaccctTGGCACAGACATGGCCCATTTTGCCTCAAGCGGAGATGGTTGGTTGGTGACCGTGGGCAAGGAGAGCGGAGAGCTGCTCTGGGTCCAGGACTATGGATCACCCGTGGTGGGTGTCTACAGCTGGCACCAGGACAGCCTGCGCCGGGCACCCCACCTCAGCATAGCCATGGAGAGCCTGCGCTACCTTATCCTGCACGCTCAGAAGATCCCCCTCCTCAACTGGACCTTCCGGACTGGCAAGGACTTTGTGGCCAAGGCCCCTCTGCTGTAAGTGCCGACCCCAGGAGAGCTTTGGGGGCACCTTGGGCTTGGGGTCTCGTGGGTGACTTCTGGGAAAGCAGTTCTGTCAAAAAATGAGGGGTGGTGGCGTAGATGCATTTGTGGGGAGCCTAAGAGGGGGAAACCCGGGATGCAGAAAGCAGAGAAGTTGAGTTTAGGGCTTTTGTCCCTTAAGAGCTCTGGCTGGGCAACTGTGCCAACCACAGGCTGCAATAGGAAGaaacctaggtcaggggtctccaaccgtggcaacttcaagcctggtggacttcaactcccagaatcccccagccagcaaagctggctggggtattctgggagttgaagtccaccaggcttaaagttgccacggttggagacccctgacctagaggtcATTGTGAGATTAAAGTCAGCCTCAGTTCCTTCCACAATGTGGGGCCTGCACTGGATCGATAGGCCTCCTAAGCCAGGTGAGGCTCCTGTATAGATTGGGAAGGTTTGGAAACAGGCTTGGAGGGAGCCTTGTAACCTGGTGGGATCGGAGCACCTTCAGTGCCTTAGCAGGAACCCAGACTGACTGAAACAGGTCAAAGGAGAGGCAGGAGGAAACGGAGGTGACAgaaggggtgtgtgtatgtgtgtgtgtgtgtatgctgtgCCTGAAAGCAGGtcacccagaagagagcagaacATGGTGGAACGGAGTCAAGTTACGAGAATCCAACCGAGCCTTAGTCCTTCTGGGGCAAATGGTTTCTTAGGCAGGGGGGCTGTGTGCTGCCTGCCTTGATTGCCCCTCCGTCTGAGGTGATTTCTGCTGGGACATGGGTTAGACTAGATGTCCCCAAGGTTCCCCTCCAACTTTAGTTAATCTTTCGATTCCAACTTAGTATTGGTTTTAATCTGTGTTGTTTTAAACTATTGTTAGCTGCCTTGAGAGCTTGCCAGACTAGAAAGGCAGAGCATGAACCAtacatgtatgcatgtgtgtgtgtgtgtgtgtttgtgtgtgtttgtgtgtgtgcccaCATGCACTTAAGACCAAAAGCCTTTCAAAACAAAGGTTGCTTTGTCTTTTGTATTTTTAAGACTGTTTCATTTGATGGTTAATGTATTTAAGGGTTTTCTGGTGAGTTCTTTTGAAAAACTCCCTGGGCTCTCTTGGATGTCAAAGAGAATTTGTGGGAATGAGTAAGAAAAGGGTGGGTGGGCTGCAGAGCTCTAGGTCAGGCCTCTCGATGCACGAGGTCCAGTCAGCCATTGGCTGCTTGCTTTCCAGAAAAGCAGTGGGGTGCAGAAGTGTGGGGGGGGGCTTCTGCCTCCAGGTTAACCCTGGTCTGTTTCCCCAAAGGACACCCGCCATTTGAGAAGCTTCTAGGAAAGAAATCCTGGCTGCACATTAACTACCATACCGTCTCTCTCTGAGCAGGAGCTGTGATCTCCTGCTTCTTTGGTTCAGGGAAACCATGAATAAAAGACCCTCCCCCTGACAGAGGTCTCCCCCCTGACCCTCCCCCTGGCAGCCCCTGCAGCCCAGCCCCTCCATCAAGGGCCATTATGGGGGTAGGTGAACAGGAGCTATTGTGGCTGCCAACCACCAATTTGTGTCTCTTCAAGCCAGTGCATGGTGGAGCCATCAGTGGATTTGGGGAATTGAATGGATTAATATTCCGCTTTTATTTTGTGCAACACAGAGAGGTGTGCACAAACCCTCATTCCTCCTGCTTTCCCCCAAAATCACCCTGGAAGGTGGGTTGGAGAATGTTGCCTTAGACTGTCACTGCCTAGCCAGAGCTCAGCCTCCAGGTGCTCGGTGACTTCTGAATCTCAGCAGAATTTGCATGGCAGCTCTCTCTGCCACGGAGGAAGGGCTTCCTCACCTTTTCTGGCCTTCCTTTTTgtttcagcacaaccctgtaCGTGGGTAAATATGCTGGGGGTTTCTACGCGTTGACATCCCTGGTGCATGAAGGCCTGGCCCTGGTGGTGAGTTTTCCCTTGGTGGGGGCACGGGATGGgtaggtgggggtgggtgggtggtcctGCTGCTGACTGGGCTGTGTCTGCTTCCTGCAGCCTCAAGGGGTGGCTCTGGCCCAGGGCAGTGGTCCCATCACACGGGAAGTGACGCTTCAAAGGTCTGGGGAGTGCAAGATCACACCTAGCACGGGCATCCAGTACCCGCCGGGGACCGTCTTCCTCCCCCACAGCCAGTGGCTGCTGATAGGTGAGTCCCTaggctctgccccccccccccgagagacAGCCTCCCTTTCCCTCAAGAAGTTGCCCGGAATCCCTGAATGGTGGGGGAAGGAAGCCCCCGCCCCCTGGAATGAATGGGGTGCTATGGTGCCATTCTGCATAAGAACACACATGTACATACTGGCAGGCCGGGCTGAACCCCCCTTTCCCCACTGGTCCCTGGATGGGGgtgtggtgcaggggtgaaatgtaacacttgttactactggttctgtgggtgtggcttggtgggcatggccaactttttttttttttacttttaaaagcatttttttgtccgaagaaaaaatgcttttaaaagaaaagaaaaaaacttctgatgatcgcatggctctggggtgggatgggatttttgctactggttttccgaaccacccgccgccatcgctaccggatcaggcgatccagtctgaaccgggagcatttcacccctggggtggtGCCTTTGCAAGTGGGGGGGGGCCATAGAGCCAAAGACTCTGAGGTTCAGAAAGGGAATGTGGCGGGGGGGGAGAAATTATGATTAGAAGATTTGGAGGGAACTGAAGGTCCCTGATGGTCAGCATTAGAAGAGAGcagagaggagtggggggggggtgttaagaAAAGAGCCATAGAGTCAGCATGACTGAAGACGGGTTGAGCTCAGCAATGGGGTGCTCTCCTTGGTGAGGGCCCCAACTCAGCAGGGGGACTCCaggctctccccttccttccaggCCATCATGAGATTCCCCCACTAGTCCACACCACCATGCTGAGGGCCCCTCCTGGCAGCCTGGGGAGGAATCCGGAGGTTGTTGCACCACACAACTCCCGTGCTCACAGCCTCTTTGGAGAGGTACGGGGCAAGTAGGGGAGGGCTGACATGGTGGGGGGAGGGTTGCAGGGCAGATTCCTCCAGTCCGGGTGATGATGGCCTCCTAAGAGAAGAGGAAGACCCAGCCGTGACCCTGGCACTCCGTCAGGGTCTTCCTCAGAAGGTGCAGAAGGAGCTATCAGCCCTGGTGTCCTACAGGCTTTTCATATGCAAACACCCAACAGTCACAAGCTAATGTGGGAATTGGGGAAGGGGGAGAGCAAGAGACACATGCAGGGGGCGTGCttgcttcccttccccttccccactgCAGGCAGCATCTGGGGCAAGAGAGCCAGCTTGGCTGGCCCCACTTCCAGGCCCGAGTCTACGCCGTGTGTCCGGGCGGTGGCTTTGTGTCCCCTTCCATTCTTTCCAAGAGCTTCCTGGTCTGTTTCAGttcctggcccctgagggcccaCAGGAGGATCCGGCTGATGGTCGGCCCTGGGGGGATCATGCCGGGAAGGAGCCCCCAGTGGAAGTGGATCCCTCGTATGGCAGCTGGGAGCTCCTTGTGGTTGGTGTGGCTTCCGTCTGTTGGGGCGGGGGGCTCCTCTGCCTCCTGCTCTGGGTGAGTGGGCTTCAGCGGATCCTCTTCTGACTTTCTATGCTTTGGGGGGATTGCAGAGGCCCCAAGGCCAAGGCCAGGAGGGGCTCACATCGGTCCCTGGCAGCTTCTAGAGGAGGCACCCCCTTGGGGAGGGGTCTCTGCCAGGATGTAGCCAGTCTTGCCCTCAGTCTGATGATGGTCCCCGGCAGTAAAGGCAGGTGGTCTCTTCCCTTTCGTTCCTGCTGCCGTTCTCCCAGAGGGTCCCTCTTGAGCGCAGCTCCAGCCAGCAGCCTCCTGCGTCCTCCTGCCATTTCCCAAGAAGGACTCCTGAAGGGTCCCTGGATCTGGACCAGGGAGCAGAGCTGCCCCCCTCCTCAGCCACGGTGGATGAAGCCTCCTTCCAGAGCCCTGGTCCAGGTGGGTACCTGCCCAGCCAGCAGAGGGTGTGTTGGGGAGGGGGCTGTGGGAGCGGCCACTGAGGTGACTTCCTCAGGGGGGAAGcctattcctctcttctctccctttggCAGGTGTTGCCCCAGAAACGGTTACTGTGGGGAAGCTCTCCTTCAGACCGCAGGAGGTGCTGGGCCGGGGGGCCGGGGGCACCTTCGTGTTCCGGTGAGTTGGAGCTGCTGAATAAAAGTGCCGAGCCCTGCAATCCAACCAAGGGGCTTCCCTGCAGGCCGAGGGTCCTGTGTGGCTCAGAGCCAATCTTCAAGGGGAAGCAGGATGAGCCTCCCTCTCGGGGGTCCAGGAAGCAGAAGTGCTGGGCATCCTCACAGGTGGCCCAGCCGGCTTTTGGCGCTTCCTGAGCGGGCAGAGGCAGAGCGAGGGCTTTgctgggaggaggggagaggggcaTTCTGGGCCGAGAGGAGAAGCCATTCCTTCCCATCGCCTCACCTGGGGGGCTTTCTTCTTCAGAGGCCGCTTCGATGGGCGCGATGTGGCTGTGAAGCGTTTGCTTCCGGAAAGCGTCCGCTTGGTAGACCGTGAGGTGCGGCTGCTGCGAGAGTCGGACGTGCATCCCAATGTGGTGCGCTATTTCTGCACTGAGGCCGACAGGCAGTTCCACTACATCGTCCTGGAGCTGTGCTCTGCTACCCTGCAGCAGGTGAGGAGGCAGGCCTGCCGGGACCCCCCACCCCTCCGGCTCCCCCTCGCATCCCTGCCATCATCTTTGTTCGTTTTGTTCCAAAGAGGAAAATATTAACCTGCCCCATATAGTATTCATGCCCAAAATGCTGCATTGCATAAACCTATCGGGTGAAATGCCACCGCTTCCCCTCCAGCCTGCTGGCCCGACTGCCCGTCAGTTCAGATGCTCTGCCTAGTTTTCTTGCCCTTCAGAAGCTGTCGAGCTGGGAGCTGCCCGTTCTCAGCATGGAGACCTGACTTACATTTCCACCAGTCCAAATGTTCGGAAATGACTGGAAATCTAACTCTTATCTGTCTGAGGGCTAGAAATCACTTTTGCTGAAGTTCTTCAAGGGTGACTTGGAGGGATCTCCTCCCCACAGTTCACCTGAAAAGAGTTCGCCCACTGAAGGGGAGCTTGGCAGATTCTTGAAGGCTGTCAGAGCTAATGGCTCTTCCTGCATAGCTGgaagtgggtgggggagggggagacaggCTTTATGGGGGGAGGGGCTCCTGGCAAGGATTgcccttttctcttcccttctccccccTCCAGTATGTGGAGAGCTCCGTCTTCCCTGGAAAGGGCGTGGATCCACTCTCCCTGCTGACCCAGACCATGTCCGGACTGGCCCATCTGCACTCCCTCAACATAGGTGAGACCTCCCTCCACCAGCAAGGGCCCTTGCCCCCCCACTTTAAATGGAGGCTGGGTGTTATCCACCCTTGTGCTGAGCACTTTTTCTTCCCAGCGCATCGTGACCTGAAGCCCTGCAACATCCTGATCTCGGCCCCCGACGGGCAAGGGCGGCTCCGAGTGGTCATCTCCGATTTTGGCCTGTGCAAGAAGCTG includes the following:
- the ERN2 gene encoding serine/threonine-protein kinase/endoribonuclease IRE2 isoform X1, producing MGKADQQPPTGPRREPPRRRFPLLLVVVVAETLAGGSAAAESGRPPPPLLLVATLDGRLRAVSPATGDARWSLKEDPPLLVPRQEPEPSFLPDPSDGSLYVVGGKDKGGLMKLPFTIPELVQSSPCRSSDGMIYTGKKEDTWFLVDPASGEKQSALLPEAWDGLHPTSPLLFIGRSEYVITMYDTKTRELQWNATYLDYSAPVHEQDSDYNMAHFASSGDGWLVTVGKESGELLWVQDYGSPVVGVYSWHQDSLRRAPHLSIAMESLRYLILHAQKIPLLNWTFRTGKDFVAKAPLLTTLYVGKYAGGFYALTSLVHEGLALVPQGVALAQGSGPITREVTLQRSGECKITPSTGIQYPPGTVFLPHSQWLLIGHHEIPPLVHTTMLRAPPGSLGRNPEVVAPHNSRAHSLFGEFLAPEGPQEDPADGRPWGDHAGKEPPVEVDPSYGSWELLVVGVASVCWGGGLLCLLLWRVPLERSSSQQPPASSCHFPRRTPEGSLDLDQGAELPPSSATVDEASFQSPGPGVAPETVTVGKLSFRPQEVLGRGAGGTFVFRGRFDGRDVAVKRLLPESVRLVDREVRLLRESDVHPNVVRYFCTEADRQFHYIVLELCSATLQQYVESSVFPGKGVDPLSLLTQTMSGLAHLHSLNIAHRDLKPCNILISAPDGQGRLRVVISDFGLCKKLQGGHQSFSLGSGIPGTEGWIAPEMLREEAGKSPTCRVDIFSAGCVFYYVLSHGQHPFGHSFHRQANILAGTYQLLRLQQDTHSHLVGRDLIEAMISSDPHLRPSAAQVLCHPFFWAPEKQLQFFQDVSDRLEKEPADGPLVSTLEAGSLAVVRGNWQLHLSAPLQADLKKFRRYQGNSVRDLLRAMRNKKHHYYELPGNVQEALGSLPHGFVQYFLDRFPCLLLHTHQAMGLCAAERLFQRYYCQEE
- the ERN2 gene encoding serine/threonine-protein kinase/endoribonuclease IRE2 isoform X3, with translation MGKADQQPPTGPRREPPRRRFPLLLVVVVAETLAGGSAAAESGRPPPPLLLVATLDGRLRAVSPATGDARWSLKEDPPLLVPRQEPEPSFLPDPSDGSLYVVGGKDKGGLMKLPFTIPELVQSSPCRSSDGMIYTGKKEDTWFLVDPASGEKQSALLPEAWDGLHPTSPLLFIGRSEYVITMYDTKTRELQWNATYLDYSAPVHEQDSDYNMAHFASSGDGWLVTVGKESGELLWVQDYGSPVVGVYSWHQDSLRRAPHLSIAMESLRYLILHAQKIPLLNWTFRTGKDFVAKAPLLTTLYVGKYAGGFYALTSLVHEGLALVPQGVALAQGSGPITREVTLQRSGECKITPSTGIQYPPGTVFLPHSQWLLIGHHEIPPLVHTTMLRAPPGSLGRNPEVVAPHNSRAHSLFGEFLAPEGPQEDPADGRPWGDHAGKEPPVEVDPSYGSWELLVVGVASVCWGGGLLCLLLWRVPLERSSSQQPPASSCHFPRRTPEGSLDLDQGAELPPSSATVDEASFQSPGPGVAPETVTVGKLSFRPQEVLGRGAGGTFVFRGRFDGRDVAVKRLLPESVRLVDREVRLLRESDVHPNVVRYFCTEADRQFHYIVLELCSATLQQYVESSVFPGKGVDPLSLLTQTMSGLAHLHSLNIAHRDLKPCNILISAPDGQGRLRVVISDFGLCKKLQGGHQSFSLGSGIPGTEGWIAPEMLREEAGKSPTCRVDIFSAGCVFYYVLSHGQHPFGHSFHRQANILAGTYQLLRLQQDTHRCQ
- the ERN2 gene encoding serine/threonine-protein kinase/endoribonuclease IRE2 isoform X2, which codes for MEHPQLLKKLPFTIPELVQSSPCRSSDGMIYTGKKEDTWFLVDPASGEKQSALLPEAWDGLHPTSPLLFIGRSEYVITMYDTKTRELQWNATYLDYSAPVHEQDSDYNMAHFASSGDGWLVTVGKESGELLWVQDYGSPVVGVYSWHQDSLRRAPHLSIAMESLRYLILHAQKIPLLNWTFRTGKDFVAKAPLLTTLYVGKYAGGFYALTSLVHEGLALVPQGVALAQGSGPITREVTLQRSGECKITPSTGIQYPPGTVFLPHSQWLLIGHHEIPPLVHTTMLRAPPGSLGRNPEVVAPHNSRAHSLFGEFLAPEGPQEDPADGRPWGDHAGKEPPVEVDPSYGSWELLVVGVASVCWGGGLLCLLLWRVPLERSSSQQPPASSCHFPRRTPEGSLDLDQGAELPPSSATVDEASFQSPGPGVAPETVTVGKLSFRPQEVLGRGAGGTFVFRGRFDGRDVAVKRLLPESVRLVDREVRLLRESDVHPNVVRYFCTEADRQFHYIVLELCSATLQQYVESSVFPGKGVDPLSLLTQTMSGLAHLHSLNIAHRDLKPCNILISAPDGQGRLRVVISDFGLCKKLQGGHQSFSLGSGIPGTEGWIAPEMLREEAGKSPTCRVDIFSAGCVFYYVLSHGQHPFGHSFHRQANILAGTYQLLRLQQDTHSHLVGRDLIEAMISSDPHLRPSAAQVLCHPFFWAPEKQLQFFQDVSDRLEKEPADGPLVSTLEAGSLAVVRGNWQLHLSAPLQADLKKFRRYQGNSVRDLLRAMRNKKHHYYELPGNVQEALGSLPHGFVQYFLDRFPCLLLHTHQAMGLCAAERLFQRYYCQEE